A genome region from Vulpes lagopus strain Blue_001 chromosome 7, ASM1834538v1, whole genome shotgun sequence includes the following:
- the SLC38A3 gene encoding sodium-coupled neutral amino acid transporter 3, whose protein sequence is MEAPLQTEMVELVPNGKHSEGLLPAPTPTAGHQRVEGPRRSCVEGEGFLQKSPSKEQHFTDFEGKTSFGMSVFNLSNAIMGSGILGLAYAMANTGIILFLFLLTAVALLSSYSIHLLLKSSGIVGIRAYEQLGYRAFGTPGKLAAALAITLQNIGAMSSYLYIIKSELPLVIQTFLNLEEQTSDWYMNGNYLVILVSITVILPLALMRQLGYLGYSSGFSLSCMVFFLIAVIYKKFHVPCPLPLNFANITGNVSLIEVTKEEAQLQVETEATALCTPSYFTLNSQTAYTIPIMAFAFVCHPEVLPIYTELKDPSKKKMQHISNLSIAVMYVMYFLAALFGYLTFYDGVESELLHTYSKVDPFDVLILCVRVAVLTAVTLTVPIVLFPVRRAIQQMLFKNQEFNWLRHTLIAIGLLTCINLLVIFAPNILGIFGVIGATSAPCLIFIFPAIFYFRIMPTEKEPAKSTPKILALCFAVLGLLLMTMSLSFIIIDWVSGTDRHGGSH, encoded by the exons ATGGAGGCACCCCTGCAGACGGAAATGGTGGAGTTGGTGCCCAACGGCAAACACTCAGAGGGGctgctcccagcccccaccccgacGGCAGGCCACCAgag GGTCGAGGGCCCCAGACGGAGCTGTGTTGAGGGCGAGGGCTTCCTACAGAAAAGCCCCAGCAAGGAGCAGCACTTCACTGAC TTTGAGGGGAAGACCTCATTTGGGATGTCGGTGTTCAATCTCAGCAACGCCATCATGGGCAGCGGCATCCTGGGGCTCGCCTACGCCATGGCCAACACGGGCATCATCCTTTTCCT GTTCCTCCTGACAGCCGTCGCCCTGCTCTCCAGCTACTCCATCCACCTGCTACTCAAGTCCTCAGGGATCGTGG GCATCCGTGCTTATGAGCAGCTGGGCTACCGTGCCTTTGGGACCCCAGGAAAGCTGGCCGCGGCCCTGGCCATCACGCTGCAGAATATTGGAG ccaTGTCCAGCTACCTGTACATCATCAAGTCTGAGCTGCCTCTTGTCATACAGACCTTCCTGAACCTGGAGGAGCAAACCTC GGACTGGTACATGAACGGGAACTACCTGGTCATCCTAGTTTCTATCACTGTCATTCTGCCTCTGGCACTGATGCGGCAGCTTG GCTACCTGGGTTACTCCAGCGGCTTCTCTCTCAGTTGCATGGTGTTCTTCCTAATCGCA GTCATCTAcaaaaagttccatgtgccctgcccactgcccctcAACTTTGCCAACATCACAGGCAACGTCAGCCTCATAGAGGTCACCAAGGAGGAGGCGCAGCTGCAAGTTGAGACAGAGGCCACAGCCCTCTGCACCCCAAGCTACTTCACACTCAACTCACAG ACGGCATATACCATTCCCATCATGGCCTTCGCCTTCGTCTGCCATCCGGAGGTGCTGCCCATCTACACAGAGCTCAAGGA TCCCTCCAAGAAGAAGATGCAGCATATCTCCAACTTGTCCATCGCTGTTATGTACGTCATGTACTTCCTGGCTGCCCTCTTCGGCTACCTCACCTTCTACG ATGGGGTGGAGTCGGAGCTACTGCACACCTACAGCAAGGTGGACCCATTTGATGTGCTGATCCTCTGTGTGCGTGTGGCCGTGCTGACAGCAGTCACGCTCACTGTGCCAATCGTTCTGTTTCCG GTGCGCCGAGCCATCCAACAGATGCTGTTTAAGAACCAGGAGTTCAATTGGCTGCGGCACACGCTCATTGCCATTGGCCTGCTCACTTGTATCAACCTGCTGGTTATCTTCGCTCCCAATATCCTGGGCATCTTCGGGGTCATCG GTGCCACGTCTGCCCCATGCCTCATCTTTATCTTCCCTGCCATCTTCTATTTCCGCATCATGCCCACCGAGAAGGAACCTGCAAAGTCTACCCCCAAAATCTTG GCCCTTTGTTTCGCTGTGCTTGGCCTCTTGCTGATGACCATGAGTTTGAGCTTCATTATCATTGACTGGGTGTCAGGGACTGACCGGCATGGAGGAAGCCACTAG